In Juglans regia cultivar Chandler chromosome 13, Walnut 2.0, whole genome shotgun sequence, the DNA window GGCTGCCATCCAAGAATTCCGGACTAACTGTCATAACTAACAACAAACAACAGTTACTCCATATCCATCACGAGAGGCCCAAAAAGCAAACTTCTGGCCGTCGGTATGAATAAGTCACACACAGACTTTTGGCCTATAATTTGCCAGCCTAACGAGCTCTTGCACAACCAAAAATAGCTCCTAAATATCTGCATCTTCTGGCTATATTACCCTCCCACCTCTCCCTTAGTCCTCCTCAGCCTCAAACTCCCTCATTCataagcaaatatatatatatatatatatatatatatatatataaaaatatatatcctaTACTGGTCTTTCAGCAACCCAACTCCCCAACTCGCCCATCCTTCccacaaaattcaataaaatggGAGGCTGTGCGACCAAGCCCAGGGAGTCTGACGTCCTTGCCGAGTCAATCCACACTGATGGTTGCACCGCTCCCAAGAAGGATGACGGGGAGACTTCTGCTCAAGTATGCATTGCATGCATTCTGATCCCTCCTGACCATCTTGAGATTCATTGCAGAAGTACTTGATTATTTATGATGctgtttccttttgttttgttttgctgATTTGTGACTGCAGGGGACCGACAACGGGGTCAAGAGTCAGAGTGCAGCACCCTTGATAGACATCTCCAAGGAGGAGAATGGAAACTTGTCCTCTGAACCGAAGATCATTGAAGCCGCACCAGTTTTGGTGGAGGCAGCTGAAGAGACTACCAAGACAACAACAGAGGACAAAGTTGAAGCCCCTGCTAATGAATCCAATGACAAAGTTGACAAAGTTGAAGCCCCTGCTAAAGAATCCAATGACAACAAAGTTGAGGCTGTTAAGGAGACCCAAGAGCCGGCAAAGGAGGAGCAAGCTGAGGCCAAGACTGAGAAATCAGATGCCACTCCAAGCTCAGGAGATAGAAGTGATGCACCTGTTGCAACTGCGTGATGACACTTCCAACTTAACAGAAACAATAAATCTAACTATAAGAGATTTATCATTGGAATGATACTTGTCTAATTTCAGTCTGTGGTTTATTGGGATTCATGTGAAGATCTGGAACaattgttaaattatttttattcctctgatatttatatttggaGTTTTAATTTGTTGCTTTATAACACTAACCCATATATCCGGTTTTAGGAATCAAGTATGTTCTGCAAAATATTAGGACATTAACCATCATTCATTTCCTTCAAACCATTTTTCTTGGAACAGTAGACGTTCTTAAAATGCTGTCTTTTGAGGAGAacgaaaataaaaggaagaaattaatgagaaaaaataaagcaagaaagaaagatagaaaTGAGACGGAAAGAAATCTGTATTTGGACCTCTGAAATTCATCTTTCATATCATAGGTACAATTTTCATGAATATGTAGAGTAGAATATCACATTATTCTTTCACAACACAATTACCAAATCTTGTACAGTTTTGTTAGTGTAAATTGAAAGTGGATTCTGGTGAGACCCATTTTGGTCCCCAAAACTTTTTACACCTGAAGATGTAGAAAATCTTGTGAGCAACAAGGCACTCGCCGAGGTCTTTTGGACCAATTGGCAACACCCTTGGTTTCTCACTAAGAGAACCAATGATCAAATCCCAGTCCCccttgtatgaaaaaaaaaacacaaggcACTCAGATTCCATTATGACTCTAAtcctaaagaaaataaactatGAAACTTCACTCAACATTTATATTTTCACATCCTAAGGATTTGTCAGCCACTTCAATCAAAGACTAAAACACACCAATTTCGGCATTCATAAACATGAGCAGTAAAGAGACCTTCCTGCGCTGTGTTCAAATACAGATTGTTGCATTAGCCCCACATCATCACAATTTAGTGCAGATGTCATAATTACCTTAATGAAATTATCACACTAGAGCTCCATAAGAACTCTTTTCCCTTTAAGTCAGTCTCCTTCGTCCCTACCACTACCTCCAATAATGGTTGACGGTGGTAGTTTTGTCAATGCTATGCTATGGTCCACTATAATTTTACTAAGTCAAAAGGTAAATCACCAAATCCAAGAGTTTTCATGGTTCTGACGTGCGGCAGATTTGCTTAGTTCAATTGCCACTTCGGTCACCTCTTATCTGTACTGCCCCCATAGGTAACTTCAGAACTTAATTCAAAGCATTTAATTCCTTTCTCTGCCGCATATAGTCCTAAATTCTATACGATGCTCTTTAGTTCCCTGCTAGGCGACATTTCAAAAGAATCAAAACCACAACCTGTGAAATAATAACATGAACAGAAAACTATGATATTTATGACATTGAGCAAGATAGTACTCCTTTTCCAATATCTCTCAGAACTCCCACGTGGAAACCATCTGAGTGAATCTCTATTAGAGTATCAGGCAAAACAATATAGGGAATCAGCTTGTATAAGATTACAAGGTAAACAATGCTTTATCAAATCCGCTTTTTCTAAGGACACGAATTTAATGATATGGGGCCTAGCTTGGTGGTTATTAAGCTTGCATAAAGAGGAGCAACAACAACATATGGGGACAGACATTCTGCACAAAACATGAACTTCATTTCCCTCGTGTAAGATGATTAATGACAGTAAATAAATCGCATACAGCCTTCGATGAAACTTTCAAGCTCCCAAGATTTAGATCACCGTGGAGAACACAAGAACCATGATGGATTAAAGAATTCAGCCCCTCCACATCTTATGTCATTTATAGGCAGGGGTAGCTGGAGTAAGAGCAGCCTCCTTGGTAGTTTCCTCTTCAGCCTTGTTGTCATCGTTCACTGCCAACATGACAAGAACCCCCAATAATGGAATACCGACTGTAGTAAGGCCCCAATTCAAAATCAACTGGCCAATGAAGGATAGACCGTGTGCATCAGCTTGCCAAGCGGCTGCTGCCCCAGCACTCTGCACTCCcttataaaacccagcataccTGCAATACAATGACACAAATTTCtggaataaaaaacaattctcaATACCTATACATATAGAAGGTCTAGAAACACATTTACTCTAATCCTAATGCACAACAACAATACAAACATGCACAGAGTtaacaataaaacaataatCAATACCTGCTGAGGATTTCAGAATCGTTAGCCAAAGCTCCAATTACCCAGTAAACCATGCTCTGGAACATGGCATCCAGCAACCCATAACTGAAGTATAAGACGAATGGCCCCGCGAAATCGGCACCCGAGTCCTTGAAATCCAACTTCTCCGGCTTGTCACCGCGCGAGTAGCCGAGCTGGCTGGCAAGCCCACCAGCCCAAATAGCAGTCCCGAGAAGCGCAACCACTCCAATCCCAACAAATCCCCTCATCCTCCTGCTCTGAAAGCTGAAATCCATTATGTATCCAATTCCAACTGAGCCCAACATCTGTGCCCCCCAGTAGAACACATTGTTAAACCCCCTAGTCCTCAAATTAAACATCACCCCATTCACGTTATTGAACTGATACGTGTAGAAAAAATTGCTGGCCAAAGCGGCAGGCACTATGAGCAGCATCTTCCAGttcaagaacaaaaaaagaatctCAAGCGCCTCGGTCTTAACGTTGGAGTACTTGATATTAGTACAACGTGTCCCATCGTCACGAACCACCTTGCTCGGTGGCAAAATAGACAAAGAAAGAAGCGTCCCAGCTGACATAAAGGCCATGAAACCGATATATGTGCCATCGTTAACCGAAGCTGCCTCGGCACGGTTATAGTTGAGAATGAAAGGAATAAGGCCGCCGATTACACCACCCATGTTGAAGATACTCCAGAAGAGGGAGATATAGGTCCCTTTACGATGAATTGGGGGGTAAGAGGTCATGATAGCGCCCTGGGCGGCCCAGAGGAGGCCTGCGCCGACGCCCAAGAAAGCACCGGCGACAATAGCGAATTCCTGGCGCTCTTTGTGGTTGTAGTAGAGGAAAGAGCCGGCGTAGAGGATGTAGGTGGAGCAGCCGGTGACGAGGGTGAGGCGGGGACCGAGGATGTTGTAGATGCCGCCGCCGAGTACGCCGAAGACGGCGAAGGTGGTGTAGAGAGCGGTATTGGCGTTGTTGGCTGCGGTGGGGTCGACTTGGCCACCACCACCCATGCCGGAGAGGGCGTTGAACATGCCGGGGCAGCAGAAACAGACGAGGCCAATAAGGGAGACTTGGACGAAGGGAGAGTTGTACCTGAACATGGATTTGGCGGGTAGTTGCTGGGTGCTGAGCGACTCTTCATCTCCCTCGAAACCCATTGAGATTGAGATTTCTTGGCCGAGTGGCTAGActgctcagagagagagagagagagagagaattggagATCAGAGGCGGAGATTAAGGGATGAAAGGGAAGTGGTGAAGCTCTGAATTTAAGGGACTGGGAGAGGCATTCTGTACTACTCCCTTCTCACATGACATGACAACTGTTTGATTaggaaaatgaataataaaatcttGTTCATTGTTCATagagcctctctctctttcatttttctttttcattggaTATCAATGTTGTTGACTTTTAATTGAAGAAATTAAGAGTTTGAGATTCTAAGGTATCAATGGTTACACAGATAATTTCGTTTGGATTCTAAAATTACTtcaattatctcattttattattataatttttttaaattttaaaataataataatattaaaaataatattttatttaactcatcaaAAGCTTTCTCACATAGCCGAAATTGGTTAAGAAAAGTAAACAAATATGGCTGTGAGTGGATTCAAACACAATTTCGTGAGTTGCGGCGACGTTGTATTGGACGTGGAGTGGAATGTCATTCACGAAAAAGAGTGAATTTGTTTGTGCTCGATGGGGACGTGCTTAGCTTTAGCTTTACGCGCGCGCGCAAaccaaaatgacattttttttgaaaaaaaattggtatGCCACCCATAGTGGACCGCTACATATttggttgatatttttttttaattaataattaagaaaataattttaaatatattgatatatttttttattttttaaatatatttaaatatattaaaaaattcaaaattcaaaattaaaaaaaaataactaatgaTATAAACGAACAGTGTTACTTAGACAGCAGAATAACACCCTTCTATTCATATCGGATTCGGGGcatgtgatttttttctttctgaaacAGACATGTGATTGTTTGTATGTATGGATATTCTTTTGtgttatttatatacaattaaagagattcaataaatattgtgtgatttcctaaaaaataaaatccaatgATTTTTTTCACGCCTTAAGCAGTGTTTGGTATGTGGTATGGGACCCATTAAAGGTCCACCACTTGGACTTAAATAAACACAGAATTTGGGTCTGTTCAAAGATTCCCTTTCTTTTTCGGCTTGCTATTTTGGATCATCACTGCATGTAATTTTCATAGCTCTCATGCATAGTTAAAAAAGTCTTCCAAGAAGAAAATGACAGCCTAATTACCGCCGGCCGGCCGGCCACAAAAGTCAAAACTGCATCCGTCACAAAACGGGAATAtgttcaattgttttttttttttttttaaaaaaagatgtcTATGTAGTTTTATGATGAATAAATTCTcaaaaactcttaaaaaaaaatgtggcacACCCACCttcatgaaaacttttatgattatttttgctttttcaaagaaattgtgtaaaattaaaaattttacaaaataaaatttacatattaacatgacttaatataatatatcagatctattttataataaaagaaattataatatgacGAATTACGTTAAACTACTTTAACGTGTAaattttttgatgaaaaatttctatatagatttaatatttttattattattattattattattattattataataataaattttgttgcGAAATTATCCAAAAGTTATGAAGAATCATGATCGAGGAAAAGATTCTTCTAACACTAGTTGTCAATTCTCTAATTCTCCGCTGACTTGCTGTcaatagaatatataattatatattgtcTGTGGACGCGGACATAGTTCAGTCACCCGAGGTAAGATGCGGGTAGGAAAACAACGTTAATAGTAACAACTAATTCAACCCGACAACAAGAAAATACAACTTAGCAAGACAAATcagttacatattatattaggAAGACCACATATAACATGAAAACCGTTGGAACAAAAAATGATCCCGTCCGTCCACTTGCAAAGATTTGGAGTATAATACAGATCAAAGAAAAAACCTGCAGACCGGTCGGATTGATTATTTGGAGATAACAGCCCACCAATCAGGTGGTGACACGTAGGCAGTTATATGGATGAATTGTTGAGCTGAATAGCATCAAATCCTCTCTGGTTTGCATCCCCATTTCCCACCCGAAATCCCTAAACATTTCGCAACCCCCTCTCCTA includes these proteins:
- the LOC108996593 gene encoding uncharacterized protein LOC108996593 — its product is MGGCATKPRESDVLAESIHTDGCTAPKKDDGETSAQGTDNGVKSQSAAPLIDISKEENGNLSSEPKIIEAAPVLVEAAEETTKTTTEDKVEAPANESNDKVDKVEAPAKESNDNKVEAVKETQEPAKEEQAEAKTEKSDATPSSGDRSDAPVATA
- the LOC108996625 gene encoding UNC93-like protein 1, translated to MGFEGDEESLSTQQLPAKSMFRYNSPFVQVSLIGLVCFCCPGMFNALSGMGGGGQVDPTAANNANTALYTTFAVFGVLGGGIYNILGPRLTLVTGCSTYILYAGSFLYYNHKERQEFAIVAGAFLGVGAGLLWAAQGAIMTSYPPIHRKGTYISLFWSIFNMGGVIGGLIPFILNYNRAEAASVNDGTYIGFMAFMSAGTLLSLSILPPSKVVRDDGTRCTNIKYSNVKTEALEILFLFLNWKMLLIVPAALASNFFYTYQFNNVNGVMFNLRTRGFNNVFYWGAQMLGSVGIGYIMDFSFQSRRMRGFVGIGVVALLGTAIWAGGLASQLGYSRGDKPEKLDFKDSGADFAGPFVLYFSYGLLDAMFQSMVYWVIGALANDSEILSRYAGFYKGVQSAGAAAAWQADAHGLSFIGQLILNWGLTTVGIPLLGVLVMLAVNDDNKAEEETTKEAALTPATPAYK